CATCTGCTCTTCCTTCGCCGGAACTCTCAGAATATTTCACGCTCTCAATTGTGAGTTTCACGTCATCGGCATTGAGTGAGACATCTGCGCCGGGCTGACGGGGGTCAGTGCCTGTGCCTGTGCCTGAACCTTTCCACACACCTATGAGCGAATCGAGCCGGGAAGATTTCTGCTGACTCTGAGATTCTGCGGCGGGCTTGCGGGATTTTGAGACTCTGCGCTTCTTCTTTGCGTCTGAAACTTGCGCTGACAGGCTCACAATCACCATGACAATAACGGTAGCGGCGATAAATTTCACGGAATGTTTCATTGCGTCATCACTTCTTTCATTGGGATAAATTATTGTAGCACAGGCTGTATAATTATCGGTGCAAGGAGGATTGACCATGACAAAAATTTTGGTAGTCTCAGGACACACAGACCTTCAGGGAAATTCATTCGCCAACAAAATAATACTCTCGCGGCTTGAAGAGATAATGCCTGCGGAATATGTATACCTCGACTCGGAATATCCCTCATGGAAATTCGACATTCAGCGCGAGCAGGACAGACTCAGGAATGCGGACGTTATTGTGCTTCAGTTTCCGTTCTTCTGGTACGGAGTCCCGTCGCTGATGCACAAATGGATGGAGGAAGTATTCGTGCATGGATTTTCGCACGGCTCAAAGGGGAAGGCTCTCACGGGGAAAAAGCTGGTTGTGTCGT
This window of the Synergistaceae bacterium genome carries:
- a CDS encoding NAD(P)H-dependent oxidoreductase, with translation MTKILVVSGHTDLQGNSFANKIILSRLEEIMPAEYVYLDSEYPSWKFDIQREQDRLRNADVIVLQFPFFWYGVPSLMHKWMEEVFVHGFSHGSKGKALTGKKLVVSFTSGAPEEMYTAGGVQGYPVDDFLIPLKQFAKACGMTWAGYVYSGGLSYASRHDDEKLQRMREKALNHAERVADLVKSL